A stretch of the Vidua chalybeata isolate OUT-0048 chromosome Z, bVidCha1 merged haplotype, whole genome shotgun sequence genome encodes the following:
- the PPWD1 gene encoding peptidylprolyl isomerase domain and WD repeat-containing protein 1, giving the protein MASAEPERKRKPPEMEAGGEDTAAADEEDERWVGPLPGEAAQAKKRRVLEFEHVYLENLPSASMYERSYMHRDVITHVACTKTDFIITASHDGHVKFWKKIEEGIEFVKHFRSHLGVIESIAVSSEGALFCSVGDDKAMKVFDVVNFDMINMLKLGYHPGQCEWVYCPGDAISSVATSEKSTGKIFIYDGRGNNQPLHVFDKLHMSPLTQIRLNPVYKVVVSSDKSGMIEYWTGTPHEYKFPKNVNWEYKTDTDLYEFAKCKAYPSSISFSPDGKKMATLGSDRKVRIFRFLTGKLMRVFDESLSMFTELQQMRQQLPDMEFGRRMAVERELEKVDAVRLINIIFDETGHFVLYGTMLGIKVINVETNRCIRILGKQENIRMMQLALFQGVAKKHRAAITIEMKASENPVLQNIQADPTVICTAFKKNRFYMFTKREPEDTKSADSDRDVFNEKPSKEEVMAATQAEGPKRVSDSAIIHTSMGDIHIKLFPVECPKTVENFCVHSRNGYYNGHIIHRIIKGFMIQTGDPTGTGMGGESIWGGEFEDEFHSTLRHDRPYTLSMANAGPNTNGSQFFITVVPTPWLDNKHSVFGRVTKGMEVVQRISNVKVNPKTDKPYEDISIINITVK; this is encoded by the exons TGGGTCGGGCCGCTCCCGGGGGAAGCCGCGCAGGCGAAAAAAAGGAGAG TTCTTGAATTCGAACACGTTTATCTTGAAAATCTACCATCAGCTTCAATGTATGAACGCAGTTACATGCACAGAGATGTTATTACACACGTAGCATGTACAAA GACAGATTTTATCATAACAGCCAGTCATGATGGACATGTAaaattctggaagaaaatagaagaagGGATTGAGTTTGTTAAACACTTCCGAAGTCACTTGG GTGTTATTGAGAGTATTGCTGTTAGTTCAGAGGGGGCATTATTCTGTTCTGTTGGAGATGACAAAGCGATGAAGGTGTTTGATGTAGTTAACTTTGACATGATCAACATGCTGAAACTTGG CTACCACCCTGGCCAGTGTGAATGGGTATATTGTCCTGGAGATGCTATATCTTCTGTTGCAACATCTGAGAAAAGCACGggaaaaatattcatatatGATGGACGAGGAAATAACCAGCCACTTCATGTTTTTGATAAACTCCATATGTCCCCGCTTACTCAGATACGCCTGAACCCTGTCTACAAAGTAGTTGTGTCTTCTGACAAGTCTGGAATGATCGAGTACTGGACTGGTACTCCTCATGAATATAAATTTCCCAAGAATGTGAACTGGGAGTATAAAACAGATACCGATCTATATGAATTTGCTAAATGCAAGGCTTACCCATCCAGTATAAGTTTTTCACCTGATGGCAAGAAAATGGCCACTCTTGGGTCTGACAGAAAAGTTAGAATTTTTCGTTTTCTGACGGGAAAGCTCATGAGAGTCTTTGATGAATCTCTGAGT aTGTTTACTGAACTTCAGCAGATGAGACAACAACTGCCTGACATGGAGTTTGGCCGGCGTATGGCAGTTGAGCGTGAGCTGGAGAAAGTGGATGCAGTAAgattaattaatataatttttgatGAAACTGGACACTTTGTTCTCTATGGAACTATGTTGGGCATTAAGGTCATAAATGTAGAGACTAACAG GTGTATTCGTATCTTGGGAAAACAAGAGAACATCAGAATGATGCAACTGGCTTTGTTCCAAGGAGTAGCAAAGAAACATCGTGCGGCAATCACTATAGAGATGAAGGCATCTGAAAATCCTGTTCTCCAGAATATTCAGGCAGATCCAACAGTAATCtgcacagcttttaaaaagaacaggTTTTACATG TTTACTAAACGTGAACCAGAAGACACAAAGAGTGCAGATTCTGACAGAGATGTATTTAACGAGAAACCTTCTAAAGAAGAGGTCATGGCAGCCACTCAGGCAGAAGGTCCCAAAAGAGTGTCAGACAGTGCCATCATCCACACAAGCATGGGAGATATTCATATCAAGCTTTTTCCTGTTGA GTGCCCCAAAACAGTGGAAAACTTCTGTGTGCACAGCAGGAATGGTTACTACAATGGACACATAATTCACCGTATCATCAAG GGTTTCATGATTCAGACTGGTGACCCAACTGGTACAGGAATGGGGGGTGAAAGTATTTGGGGAGGAGAATTTGAAGACGAGTTTCATTCAACTTTACGACATGACAGACCATACACACTCAGCATGGCTAATGCAGGACCAAATACCAATGGATCCCAGTTTTTTATAACAGTAGTGCCAACT CCATGGCTCGACAACAAGCACAGTGTGTTTGGACGAGTGACTAAAGGAATGGAAGTTGTTCAGAGAATCTCAAATGTCAAAGTCAATCCCAAAACTGACAAACCCTATGAGGATATTAGCATCATTAATATAACAGTGAAGTAA